The DNA sequence ttcttctcttttctccttccttccttgcttccctcccttcctccctccctccctctctctctctttctttcttttcttttttttttttttctggttttgctctgttgcccaggctggagtgcagtggcagaatcttggctcactgcaacctctgcctcctgtctcccaggttcaaatgattcccatgcctcagcctcatgaatagctgggattacaggcatgagccaccatgcccagctaatttttgtatttttaatagagacggggtttcaccatgttggccaggctggtctccaactcttgacctcgtaatctgcctgtctcagcctcccaaagtgctgggattacaggtatgagccaccatacctagccaaGGATAACTTTCTTAACGTCCCTGTTTCATAGCACAGCCATTCTCTAGCTCATCTTCCTCTCATTGCATATGGAATCTGTTCCAAACTTTTGTCACTTCCTCAGGTCTCTGAGAAGTTGATGCTTCCTaaatttctgtaatttatttaattaactcattcattcaactacTATTTGAGGTCCTAGGAGACGTTAAGCACTGTGTAGGGCATTAGGAACACAGCAGTGAACGAGCAGACATGGCCCCACGCTTGTTGTGGAGCTTCTAAGCTAGCTCACAGTCCCTTCCAACTCCACTGACTTCCCAGGTCATCCCGTCCCTTCTCCAAGCCTTCAGTCACCATCGGTGCCCTGAAAACTCCCTCTTTCCTCAGCTGACCCAGAAATCCATCCAACTGGGCCAGAGAGTGTCACATAGGCATCCTGGCTTCTGGCTGGCAATGAGGACAAGAATCTCCTTACAAAGAGGATGGTTGAACAACCCAGCCAAGACTCATCCCAGAGTGCCTTTATCCTGGGAATACCTGCTCTGATCCCAGCTGAAATCTCCATGCTGGGAACCCTTAGGAAACCATTGCCCCTTCCCACCTGCCTAGGCAGGGATAATAGTCTTCCCTTATATCTCCACAGCAGCACTAAAGCCAGGCTACAGCTTTTAGCAGAACTTTCTTGAAAGTTCCTAGGGAAGAAAATTAATTATCCACCAGGTGGAACTTACAGCTGGATATTGGATATGTTTTCTCCTAGAGTACACTGGCCTGGATGGCTCTCATAGGCTCTCTCTGCCTACCCTGGTCGCCTATGTAGAAAAGAAGTCGCCTCCCCTCCCCGTCTTATCCCCACCCAGAAATACTTTCAACACACCTAGAGCATGTTCTCAGAGAGGGAGGCTGggaaggtggctcatgcctgtaatcccagcacttcgggagaccaaagtgggaggatcacttaagcccaggagcttaagaccagcctggccaacatactgagacctcatctctatacaacattttttaaaaatttagctgggtgtggtggcaggtacctgtagttccagctactcaggaagctaaggtgggaggatagtttaagctcaggaggctgaggctgcagtgagccaaaatcgtaccactgtactccagcctgagcgacagagtaagattctcTCTCAATAAaacagagaggggaaggaggcCCCCTTTCTCTGCTGTTTctggtcttttgttttgttttgttttgttttctttttttgagtcagggtttcactctattgcccaggctggagtacagtggtgctctCATATCTCACTACAGACTCCCAACTCCTAGGCtgaagcgatcttcctgccttagcctccttcgtagctgggactgcaggcacatgctgccatgcccagatactttttttattttttattttggtagagatgagaactcacaatgttgcccaggctagtctgggactcctggccttaagcaatcctcccacttcagcctgctgaagtgctgggattacaggtgtgagccactgtgtaaGGTCCGCTTTCTAAGACCACAGTTCCCATCCCAGGATTTTCTTCTTCCCAAGAAGGTTGTTCTGACAAAGTCCTCTCCCTGCAGGGGGACTTCTTTCATCCATATAGATTGTGGCCTTTCTGCCTGCTGGACACTACACAGTAGTCTAACTCTGTAGAGGAAGTACACACATTGTGATGTGGGGGCGGGCGGGAGGGAAGGAGGTTGAGAAGGACAGTGGCTATTTGCAGAGATACCTTGCACTCAGTATCTATAAAACCAAACTCAACATGTCCTTGTGTGCCCTCCCCACAAATCTACTCATCTTTTGCTTATTCTTGTCTTAAATAATGGCATCAGCATCCTCAAAGTCATCCAAGTCAGAGTCCTGGGGGTCACCCTGGTGCCTCCCACTCAAGTTCCCACACCTTCTTTCTCCTAAATGTCTTTCCAACCTGTCATCTCCTCCCCATATCTGCACCTGGGTTCAGGCCTTCTCATCGCTACAGGAACCAGGGCAAAGTCTCCCTCACTGATCTTCCAGCCTCCAGTTCCCTGCTCCAATCCATCCTCCACACTACAGTCAGTGTGATCTTTCTCAAACTGGAATCCCACCATACATGTAGGATTGTTGTCCTGGAGCCAGACTACCTGTGTTCAAACCTGTATAAGTtttgtgaccatgggcaagttaATTGACCCCTCTGTGGctgagtttcctcatcagtaaagtGAGGATAATGGTGCCTGCCCCAGAGAGACTGTGGTCAGCTGCTTCTAAAATGGCTTCCAATGAGCCCACCTTCTGGTAGTCATGCCCTGTGTAATACCctctcatcatcatcatgattatGACTTGTTTAGGCACACTACTAGGCTAAAAACTCCAAAAGGGTAAGGACGGTTTCTGTCTGTTTAGCTGCTATATCTGAAGCTCTTAGCATTGTGCTAGGCTCACAATCTTACAGTCAACGATAAAAGAATAAACAGGAAGAAACTGAACTGGGGTCCTCCAGACTCTTACCTCTTGGGCCAGAAAAGGAGCTGCTGAGAGTCGGGGGGCACTCTGAGGGCCCAGGTGCTCCTTCCAGCCAGAAGATGGACCGAGTAAGTAAGGACCACTGAGTGTGAGGTGGACCCAGTTACTTGATTCTAATAACTATAATACAGCAAAATAATGGGTTGGCACTTCCAAGATTAGCTCATGGAAGTCTGACTTCTATCTTGCTCGCGCTCTCTGGCCCTTCTCGCTTGCTCGTGTTGATGAAGCAAGCTGCCATTTGTGAGCTGCCCTGTGGAGAGGCCTACATGGCAAGGAACCGTGGGTGGCCTCAGCCAGTgaggaactgaatcctgccagCAGCCGCATGAGTGGGTTTGGAACAGATTCTTCCCCATTTAAGCCTTGAGATAAACCCAGTCCCAGCCAACACCTTGCTTACAGCATCaggagagaccctgagccagaggaCACAGCTAAGCTGGGCTGCATTTCTGACTCACAGGAACTGTGAGGTAAAATGCATTTTACTCTAAACCACTGAGTTTGGGGATAATGTATTATTAAGTGATGGATAACGAAtacaaggattaaataaaataatgcagatGAAGAGTTTAGTACAGTGCCTGCTGCATAGTCGATAAATATTAGctctcatcatcatcatgattACGACTTGTTTAAGCACACCACTAGGCTAAAAACTCCAAGAGGGTAAGAACGGTGCCTGTCTGTTTAGCTGCTGTATCTCAAGCTCTTAGCATTGTGCTAGGCTCACAATCTTACAGTCAACGATAAAACAATaaacaggaagaaactgaattggGGTCCTCCAGACTTTTGCCTCTTTGGCCAGAAAAGGAGCTACTGAGAGTCGGGGGGTGGCACTCTGAGGGCCCAGGTGCTCCTTCCAGCCAGAAGATGGACCAAGAAAGGACCCAGCAAGCTGGTGCCCAAGGTCCCTTTTGATTTCACAGCCTCCTTGAGGCCAGGGTGGAGGTTTCTCCAGAGCACAGGGATCACAAAACTAGCCCTGTGTCTGCATCACATCCCTGGAAGGCACAGAGGAAACAACGAAATCTTCATCACCAACCCCCACTCTTGGCCTGCCAGATAGATGCTCCTTGTGTTGTGaacagggagggaagaggagaggctgTGTTTTACTTGGCTAGGTAATACCACTTTTCTTGACTGAAGAACTATATGCTAGCGGGACTAAAAGTAGAAAGTAGTTCTCACCCAAGACAGCTTTATTCCCAGAGGCGAGGCCCTACAGTAACATAAAGAAGCTGTATGTATCCTCAATGTGCTAATGGCCCAATTATCTCCCTCCCCACCCTACCCCCAAGATTTTTTCCATCTACACATCACCCACTCCTGCTTTAAGATTCAGCTCAAATGATTCCTCCTCCATGACACCTTCCTCGTCTTCCCGGGCAAACATAGGTAGCTGTGCCCTAGGCTCCTGTCATGCCCTTGCCTAATGCCTCCCCTACAGCATGCCATAATCGTGGTCTTGGTGGATGCCTTCTTGCAACTGTCAGGGGGCCACCAGGCTGTGAATGAGCTCCTGGAGGGCGAGGACTGTATCTTATTGCTTTTGTATTCCCACCTCATCAGAGTTCACAAAGTAGGTGCCAACGCTGATTAAATTAGAGTGCTGTTGCATTCTGAATTCAGGAATGGAAGAAATAGACTGGGGCCTGGtggggctcatacctgtaatcccgacactttcgGAGGTgacaggactgcttgagccctggagttcgagaccttcctgggcaacatagcaagactttgtctctacaaaaaaataaataaataaataaaataaaaattagctgggcacacctgtagtcccagctacttgggaggctgaggtgagaggattgcttgagcccagaaggctgaggcttcagtgagctatgatggcaccactgcactccagcctgggtgacagagcaagaccctgtctcgaaagaaagaaaagaaaagaaagaaagaaagaaagaaagaaagaaagaaagaaagaaagaaagaaagaaagcaagaaagcaagcaagcaagaaagcaagaaagcaagaaagcaagaaagaaagaaagaaagaaagaaagaaagaaagaaagaaagaaagagagagaaagaaagaaaggaatctCTAGAAGGGCGTTAAACCCATTTTTGCACAAGAATGTAGGAAAGAGAAGATAGGAGTTATGTGTGGCTCAGAAGGCAAGCTCTCTGGAAGCTCTGTACTCCGTTGCGTaaggaagtcaagactgcagggCATAGCACCATAAGTCTGTGGAATTTAATCTATTTTCATAGGAAACCACCTCCCCTCCTCTGTACATTGACAATGACTCTCCCTTATTGGAAGCCAGtagttctcaaagtatggtcccgTCCAGCAGTTCATCATCACTTAGGACCTTGCTAGAAATTCAAATTCTTAAGCCCTAGCCCAGACCTACtggatcagaaactctggggttaGGCCTAGCCATCTGTGTTTTAACCAGCCCTCCGTGTAATTCTAATACTCACTTGACtttgaaaactgaaattctaaGTCTACTGAAACTCATGTGAAAGAGACCTTAGAAATACAATCCAGATTGATTTAAGATTAGGATTAAAGGAGAACTCAAGACAATGCCCCTTGCTCTAAAATGCCCAGGATCAATGCAACTTCCCAGTATTTTCCGCGAAACTGTTCAACAGGCAATTAAATCAACTcagcacatttattttaaatgtgcaaaATGAATTTTCATATTCTAAGAGTAACACCAGATGTTTTACCTCTTTTTCCTAATTGATTTTCCAGCCTACAGCAATTCGTCTTTATGTTTTCCAGTTGGATCCTAATGCAGCAAGAAGAGTGTGTTCCGGCAGGATTATGAAATGCCACGCATTTTCAAACAAGCGTAACTCGGGCAGCCATGCGTCATCTGAGTGTTTGTCTGCCCATAATATAAAACACAGACAGTTATGGGTACCAGGCAGATCAGAGCAACTCAGAAAAGGCCCTTTCAGGGAGTTGGGCCTCCAGGCTCTTGGCTGGTTGCAAAGCGAGTCCTGGGCATTCAGCCCAAGCCTGAGCTCTTCCCCCACTGTGTCCTGCGCTCCCTGGTACCAAAGGATTTGCTAGCTGTAAAACCTGCAAATAAACATGCTGTTTGTGGATGGGAAGTTTTGtcttcaaaatgaaaaaggagactgCAGGCTGGAGGTGAGTGGGGCTGAGGGACTGAGGAAGGAGTCAGGCAGTTGCTCAAAGCAGGCAGCCTGGATAGACccctctcccctctgctcctAGAGGAGCCCAGACAATTCCCTTCTGTTGGTCAACGCACCCACCCAGCTGAACAGGAGGTCCAGTTACTGCCAGCATTAAAGTGGGTGAAAGGTCACCACCAACCAGGTTTTCTTCACTCAACAAAAGCTCTTGGAGTCTGGGGTAAGACCAGGAAACAGAAGCCTCAAGCTTTGAAGCAAACAACTTCAAAGGAGACCTTCTCCACCTTTGTCCTGGGAATggggagaagggggaaggagaaGGTGGCAACTAAGTGCTAGAAACCCAGAAAATGCTgattcaaaaaaaatgaaaaccacactTCTCAGGCAGCTGGCACTCTCCGCTCCCTTCACTGGAAGCTGCTGAGAGCTGGCAGGTTTGAGCCATCATGCCTGCAGCAGGATTTTAATGTGGTCTCCCACTATAAATCAGCCCGTCTGGTTCTAAGAACCATTGCAGCAAAGCTAAGTGTCTACAATTAGAGCTCATCATGACTGAATCTCAGAAAGTGGCAGCTCCAACTTTAAGAACCACCAAAACAGCCAATGTTCTTTCCACAATATGGCCCTTCTCTGAACTTAGAATAAAGCATTCTAGGTTACTTATAAAGACATATTGGGATCAAAGTTtgataatgtttaaaaatcactTCATCTGAACTCCCCCACTTCTGGAAGCTCCAGCCCCAAAGGTAACGACCTACACAGTCTCCTGGGGTATTTTGTAAACCCCTTGATGGCCTGAACGAAACCCAGTAAACAGGCTTCCTGATAGCCTGATCCCACACCAACGATTAATAAAAACGTTAcctaaatttaaaatgcacaaatGATAACCTTCCAAGACTCAAAGAATAAGCAAAGCCCCATAACAGACTTAGACACAAGTGTTTTTAAGACACACAGATGAATGAAATCAAGATCTTCGTTCTCACCTAATTGAACTAAGTACATAATAGGTCAAGGTTTTTGCACTGGGTGTCGGGTTATCCACTCATCGTCCTCTAGGAATGTGACAGAACAACCTGGTCTCCCTTGGTCacccaacccccaacccccacaTGCTCCCAAAGGGACTTCATCCTCATTTACTACATTTGCTATAAGGAAAACGCGGTTGGCAAGAAAGGATCTCGCCTAGGAGAATGTCTCCCTTGTCCCAAATTCGCAAGGGTATTTTTACACACTATTAAACCACAAGAGCCATTTTATAAATGTCATCATCatagtcttttaatattttacataaaaaactGTATACACAGCTTATAGAACTTTTATGTAAACATCATAAGCTCACCATTTTGTCATTtgtcagtttatttaaaaaataaaaaacaagacaacaatttaGTAGAAGTACCactgggaaggaggggaggggaagaaaggataTACAGGGGCAGGTGTATTCTCTGTACAGAGATGCAGAGAAAATTTCACATAGCTTTAGAGAATGCCttgtgaaaaaaaatatataggccCCAATACTTGTTACTGCCCTTTATCAAAACTGTGTGCATGACCTGCACAAATAAAATCACAATACCGTGTTGCCACTTTCttcaagaaaacaaagcaaaatttagtggatttcttttccctctccttgttaaaagtcattttttaaaaacatcagaaGTAGATGAGGTTACAGCGTACAAGTGTGGTCAGAATGCTACTGTCTTATGCAAATGACGAGAGCATTAAGTGTCAAACAATGAAACAATTGtgcaaagaatttaaaaaaaaacaaattttagcctttaaataaatcaaataacaTCATTTTCTTGGACTGAACAATTTTCACTTGTAGGACAGGCACAAAGTTCGCTTATGGCAAAAACAATCCCACAGCgcaccctccctcctcccgctGGTGGCTGGTGGAGGCTCGCAGGGGGGGCTGGCCCGAAGGAGAGGCTGTGCTGGAAGCTGTGTCCTCCCCAAGTCAGTTGCAAATGTCTTCCCCAGGGGTCGGAAAGATGGCCAAGTCCTGTTCATGCTTAGACGGGAGTCTggcccagcctgggccagagcgCTCACCCGTCACCACCATTAAATAACACCATCTTAGCTccgaaaataaaattatatctatatttatataacattccccatcctccccagccctcccctcccccagtacCCGGGGTCTATGTTACAGACAAGGGATATCAGGCGCCCGCTGGTGAAGGGCGAACATCTGATGGGGCGCGGCCACACTCCCGCGCCAATCTCGCCCCCGGGGATCAGAGGCGGGGGTGGGGTGAAAATGGGGCAAAGGGAGTCGAAcagacacacagccacacactcTGAGGCCTGGCTCTTCAGAAAAGCATGCTCAGGGGACCCTTGGCACTCAGCGGGGAGCCCAGGCCTGTGCAACACAGCTGGACGCACAGACACTGGGAAGGGGGCGCCCGGTGCCCACGCCGAATCCTGGCGCGAGCCAGAGGCGCCAGCAGACAGATGCCAGGCAGTCCGGTGGGGTCCTTGTGGGACACGAGTCTCCCCTTCTCCGGGCTCGTGGGGGACTGGTCCAGGAGGGGGAGCCGCGCCGGCAGGGGCAGGCGCGACGGGCGCGGCCCTCATAGCACCTTGCAGCAGTTGATGCAGCCGTTCTGGGAGCCGTAGCGCTTCTGCAGCGCGGCGCGCGTGGCCGTCTCGAACACCTCGCGCACGCCTTCCTTGGTCTTGGCCGAGCACTCGAGGTAGTCGTAGGCTTGAATGCGCACGGCCATGGCGCGGCCGTCATCCGTGCGCACTGGTTCCTGCTTCATGCGGGCCAGCTCTGTGCGGACATGCTCGTCGCTGCGCAGGTCTTTTTTGTTGGCCACCAGGATGATGGGCACGTTGGGGCAGAAGTGCTTCACCTCGGGCACCCACTTCTCGGGGATGTTCTCCAGCGAGTCCGGGCTGTCCACCGAGAAGCACATGAGGATGACGTCGGTGTCCGGATAAGAGAGTGGCCGCAGACGGTCGTAGTCCTCCTGGCCCGCCGTGTCCCACAGCGCCAGCTCCACCTGCTTGCCGTCCACCTCGATATCGGCCACATAGTTCTCGAAGACAGTGGGCACGTACACCTCGGGGAACTCGTCCTTACTGAACACGATCAGCAGGCACGTCTTGCCACACGCGCCGTCGCCCACCACCACCAGCTTCTTGCGGATGGCCGCCATGAGCGGGCCGGGCCCGGGCAGCAGGAGGGGGCCCGCGAACGCCTCGCTGCCGTCCCGCTCGCCGCTCACTGCTCACCTCGGGCTGGGCGCAGGGGGCGAGGGTCGCTAGCTGCACTCGGGCCCCGCGGTGGCGCGTTCTCTCACTGAGCTCCGGCTGCCGCGGCGGGGGCGGTGGGGGCGCGGGGGCATAAGGCGCACCGTGCGTCTAGCCGCGCTGCTCCCGGGCGGTGGTCGCTCTGCTAGCCCCGGGGCGGGAGTCGGCGGCTTTGTGCGTAACGCGGGCTCGGGCGGCAGACTCGGCCTAGCTCCCTCCCGGGTCTCTCCCGGCCTCGCCGAGCATACAAGAGAGCGAACAAGTCCAAACAGACTGCGGTGGCAGATGAGGGCTGCGGCCCTAGCGCCCGCTATTTAAAGAGTCCGGCCACTTTCTTAATATAGCCGTCCAATGGGAAACGAGCCGGCTGAGCTCATCGCTGCGGATCTTGGCTCTGATTGGCCGCCCGCTGCAGCCCGAGGGCGGGGCAGGGCCAGCTTGATTGACGGCCCAGGGCGCCGGGCTGGGAGAGGCAGCGACCCGAGAGTCTGCGCCGCTGCTGGCGCTGCGGGGCTCTAGCGGCACCGGGGTCCCCTTCTTCGCCGCAGCGTCTGCGCGCGGATTCCCGGAGCTGCCTGGAGCCTACAGGGTCTGGGCGAGCGGTTCCGAAACAGGCGGCACTCAGTGGGGCGTTGGCGACTCCCATTCAGAATTGCCCCTCTTCCTGGCAAACTCCCGGCGGTGGTTGGACCTGTGGGGGAGGGGGTTTTGCTCTTTTAAcgtggttttgtttttgaataaacacacacacacacaccacacactttTGTTTCCAAACAAAagtgttttctcctttcttttggaGGCGGCCCCTCCTGTGGTCTAGGGCCCCACCCGGGTACTCGCCCTGGGCCAGCCTCGGGTTTGGACCCGAGAGGCGACCGGCTGGCTGCAAACTGGCTCTTCCAAGTCCCGCCGCCCCCACCCTTCCCAACCCCCAGCTTAGGTCTCTAGGTGAAGATTAAGGGAAGAGGTGCGGAGTGGCGGAGCCTGACAATGGAAAGGAAAGGTCGAAGCTGGAACACTTGGAGGAAGTTACTGGGCAGGGAGAAGCCCCCTCGGCCCCGCTCTTCACAATGAAGTCTGATCCCGGTTCTTAAAACAGAGAACTGTCTGAGATAAATTGTACAACAGAATATACAGTATTGTACAATAGCATGTACAATATTCTGGGTTCAATAGAATCCAACCACCCCAAGACCCGTGAGCGGGCGAAAAGGCTCGAGGCTGGGGAAGACGGGCGGGGTAAGGGGCTAACAAATGGGGCACAGCGGGTTAGTGGGTGTCCCCTCTAGTGGGGCGCCAGATCCCTAGTCTCCTGATGCACACTAGGACTGAACTCATTTATCCTATAGATCCTGCAGGAGATGACAGTACCTGTGATCCTGAAAGACCCTAGTCAACCGATTTCTACGgataaaagaggaagaagggggtagggggaaaggaggaaaggggagTCGGGGAGGGCTCCCGGGAAGGAGAAACAGCCTGAACACAAGCAGGAAGGTGGGAAGGAGTAGGGCACACTCTAGGAGCTGCGTATGCTGGGGTTCATGAGCGCTAAAGCATTAACTGCAAGGGGTGGGCTCTGTCCATCCATTGCAGGGGAAATGTATGCAGACTGTTTTTTCATCTGAGGAAGGACCCACCACATCACCGGGAGGTTGTTGCCTCCTGTCTCCATCTCTGCCTCGCTCTCTGTGAGTTGTTGGAGGGCCAGGATTCTGTCTTATCTCCACATCTTGAAGacccagcacaatgcctggcatttACAAGAATCAGTACATGACTGTGGAGAATTAACCCCAATGCTCAGAAACGCAGGTAGATCTTTCTGGGGGTTTCTTACCTGAGTTCCACGTTTTGCTTTAACAATTATCTAAccaggctcacgcctgtgatccctgGGCCTG is a window from the Macaca mulatta isolate MMU2019108-1 chromosome 13, T2T-MMU8v2.0, whole genome shotgun sequence genome containing:
- the RHOB gene encoding rho-related GTP-binding protein RhoB gives rise to the protein MAAIRKKLVVVGDGACGKTCLLIVFSKDEFPEVYVPTVFENYVEDYDRLRPLSYPDTDVILMCFSVDSPDSLENIPEKWVPEVKHFCPNVPIILVANKKDLRSDEHVRTELARMKQEPVRTDDGRAMAVRIQAYDYLECSAKTKEGVREVFETATRAALQKRYGSQNGCINCCKVL